The Streptomyces sp. NBC_00224 genome contains the following window.
CGACCACCTTCCGCAAGGTGACCTTCCCGCTCTCCATGCCGGGCGTCGTCTCGGGCACGCTGCTCACCTTCATCCCGGCGAGCGGCGACTACGTCAACGCCGAACTGCTCGGCTCCACCGACCAGAAGATGGTCGGCAACGTGATCCAGTCGCAGTTCCTGCGGGTCCTCGACTATCCGACGGCCGCCGCCCTGTCGTTCATCCTGATGGCGATCGTCCTGGTCATGGTCACCGTCTACATCCGCCGAGCCGGGACGGAGGACCTGGTCTGATGCGCTGGCTCCGACGCAATGTGATCGTCATCGCCGGGCTCGCGACCCTCGCGTACCTGATCCTGCCGAACGTCGTCGTGATGGTGTTCTCGTTCAACAAGCCGAACGGGCGCTTCAATTACTCGTGGACGCGGTTCTCCACCGACGCCTGGCAGGACCCGTGCGGCGTCGCCGACATGTGCGGCTCACTGTCGCTCTCGCTCCAGATCGCCACCTGGGCGACGGTCGGTGCGACCGTGCTCGGCACGATGATCGCCTTCGCGCTCGTCCGCTACCGGTTCCGGGCGCGCGGCGCGATCAACTCGCTGATCTTCCTGCCGATGGCGATGCCCGAGGTCGTCATGGCCGCCTCGCTGCTGACGCTCTTCCTCAACCTGGGCGCGCAGCTCGGCTTCTGGACCATCCTCATCGCCCACATCATGTTCTGTCTCAGCTTCGTGGTGACGGCGGTCAAGGCGCGGGTGATGTCGATGGACCCGCGTCTGGAGGAGGCCGCGCGCGATCTGTACGCGGGGCCGGTCCAGACGTTCGTCCGGGTCACCCTGCCGATCGCCGCCCCCGGAATCGTCGCGGGCGCGCTGCTCGCCTTCGCGCTCTCCTTCGACGACTTCATCATCACCAACTTCAACGCGGGCTCCACCGTGACCTTCCCCATGTTCGTCTGGGGATCGGCACAGCGCGGCACGCCCGTGCAGATCAACGTCATCGGTACGGCCATGTTCGTCATCGCCGTGGTGGTGGTCGTCGCCGGCCAGCTCGTCGCGAACCGGCGCGGCAACAGTGCGAAAGCCTAGGCAGTAACCGACCGAACCCTTTGAGGGAGTTGGAAGTCATGGCCGTCACCCGAGCCATGCGCAGTGCGGCAGCCCATTCACTGACGGACGCCCAGCCCGTCCCCTTCTGGCTGGAGGACCCGGGCAGGCCCGGCGCCCACCCCGCCCTCGCGGGCGACGAACGGTGCGACCTGCTCGTCGTCGGCGGCGGCTACAGCGGACTGTGGACCGCGCTCCTGGCCAAGGAGCGCGACCCCGGACGCGATGTCGTGCTCATCGAGGGCAAGGAGATCGGCTGGGCGGCCTCGGGCCGCAACGGCGGCTTCTGCGCCGCCTCCCTCACCCACGGCCTGGGCAACGGCCTCGCCCGCTGGCCGGACGAGCTGCCCCGGCTTGAGAAGCTGGGCGCGCAGAACCTCGACGCCATCGAGGCGGCCGTCGCCCGCTACGGCCTGGACTGCGACTTCGAGCGCACCGGTGAGATCGACGTGGCCACCGAGCCGCACCAGCTCGACGAACTGCACGAGATGCACGAGGAGGCGGTGGGGCTCGGATTCGAGGGCCTGGAACTGCTCGACGGGGACGCGATGCGGGCCGAGGTCGACTCGCCGACCTTCCTCGGCGGGCTCTGGGACCGGCGCGGTGTGGCGATGCTGCACCCCGCCAAGCTCGCCTGGGGCCTCAAGCGCGCCTGTCTGGAACTCGGCGTACGGATCTACGAACACACCCCCGGCCTCGATCTGGTCGCGGCAGGTCCCGGCATGGCGGTGCGCACCCCGTACGGGCGGATCCGCGCCCGCCGGGTCGCGCTCGGCACCAATGTGTTCCCCTCGCTGGTCAAGCGGGTGCGCGCGTACACCGTCCCGGTCTACGACTACGCGCTGATGACCGAGCCGCTGAGTGCGGAGCAACTGGCCGCGATCGGCTGGAAGAACCGGCAGGGGCTCGGTGACTCGGCCAACCAGTTCCACTACTTCCGGATCACCGCGGACCACCGCATCCTGTGGGGCGGCTACGACGCTATCTACAAGTACGGCGGGAAGGTGCGGGCCGAGTACGACGACCGGCCCGCCACCTATCTCAAGCTGGCCGAGCACTTCTTCCGCTGCTTCCCGCAGCTGGAGGGGTTGCGTTTCAGCCATGCCTGGGGCGGGGCGATCGACACCTGCTCGCGCTTCTCGGCGTTCTTCGGCACGGCCCACGGCGGCAGGGTCGGGTACGCCGCCGGGTACACCGGCCTCGGCGTCGGCGCGACCCGCTTCGGCGCGGACGTGATGCTCGACCTGCTGGCGGGGGAGCGCACCGAACGTACGGAGCTGGAGATGGTCCGCAAGAAGCCGCTGCCGTTCCCGCCGGAGCCGGTCGCCTGGGCGGGCATCGGCATCACCAAGTGGGCGCTGGCGAGGGCGGACGCGAACGGAGGGCGCCGCAATCTGTGGCTGAAGGCGATGGATCGGGCCGGGCTGGGCTTCGACAGCTGAC
Protein-coding sequences here:
- a CDS encoding ABC transporter permease — its product is MRWLRRNVIVIAGLATLAYLILPNVVVMVFSFNKPNGRFNYSWTRFSTDAWQDPCGVADMCGSLSLSLQIATWATVGATVLGTMIAFALVRYRFRARGAINSLIFLPMAMPEVVMAASLLTLFLNLGAQLGFWTILIAHIMFCLSFVVTAVKARVMSMDPRLEEAARDLYAGPVQTFVRVTLPIAAPGIVAGALLAFALSFDDFIITNFNAGSTVTFPMFVWGSAQRGTPVQINVIGTAMFVIAVVVVVAGQLVANRRGNSAKA
- a CDS encoding NAD(P)/FAD-dependent oxidoreductase, with product MAVTRAMRSAAAHSLTDAQPVPFWLEDPGRPGAHPALAGDERCDLLVVGGGYSGLWTALLAKERDPGRDVVLIEGKEIGWAASGRNGGFCAASLTHGLGNGLARWPDELPRLEKLGAQNLDAIEAAVARYGLDCDFERTGEIDVATEPHQLDELHEMHEEAVGLGFEGLELLDGDAMRAEVDSPTFLGGLWDRRGVAMLHPAKLAWGLKRACLELGVRIYEHTPGLDLVAAGPGMAVRTPYGRIRARRVALGTNVFPSLVKRVRAYTVPVYDYALMTEPLSAEQLAAIGWKNRQGLGDSANQFHYFRITADHRILWGGYDAIYKYGGKVRAEYDDRPATYLKLAEHFFRCFPQLEGLRFSHAWGGAIDTCSRFSAFFGTAHGGRVGYAAGYTGLGVGATRFGADVMLDLLAGERTERTELEMVRKKPLPFPPEPVAWAGIGITKWALARADANGGRRNLWLKAMDRAGLGFDS